The region CGCGCGACGAGGTGACGCCCGACAAGGTGATCGCGGTCGCGACCGGAGCCGCCGCGTAATGGCGCAGACGAAGGCGCCCGCGGCGCAGGTCAAGGCCGAGCTGGACGCGCGCGCCGGCGAAGTCGCTGCGCAGCACAGGCGCACGCTGATCGTCCGTATCGCAGTCGCGGCCGTCTCTTTTTTCGTGCTGCTCTACGTCGTCAACAAGCTCGCGCACGGCGCTTTCCTCGAGCCCGAAAATCTCATCAACGTCCTGCGCCAAATCACGGTGAACACCATCATGGCGGTCGGCCAGACGTTCGTGATCATCACCGCCGGGATCGACTTGTCGGTCGGCTCGCTGGTCGCGCTCGCCGGCGTGGTGATGGCGCAGATCTCGAACGCGCTGCCCTTCGGCGGCCCGGGCAACTTCGTCGTCACGCTGCTGGTCGGCTTGGCCGTCGGCTGCGCCGCCGGCTGGGTGAACGCTATCCCGGTGGTGCGGCTGAACCTGCCGCCGTTCATTACGACGCTGGCGATGATGCAAATGGCGCGCGGGCTCGCGTTCATCCTCGCGCACGGCCAGCCGATTCCGCTCGCGAACAGCACGCCGTTCGACTGGCTCGGGACGGGCTATCTGTTTCCGGGACTGTTCGGGATGCCG is a window of Candidatus Eremiobacterota bacterium DNA encoding:
- a CDS encoding ABC transporter permease, with amino-acid sequence MAQTKAPAAQVKAELDARAGEVAAQHRRTLIVRIAVAAVSFFVLLYVVNKLAHGAFLEPENLINVLRQITVNTIMAVGQTFVIITAGIDLSVGSLVALAGVVMAQISNALPFGGPGNFVVTLLVGLAVGCAAGWVNAIPVVRLNLPPFITTLAMMQMARGLAFILAHGQPIPLANSTPFDWLGTGYLFPGLFGMPGIPYAVLVMAVVAVVFAIVLGRTAYGRYVLALGGNEEAARLAGIDTGRVKTLVYVISGGCAALAGLLLVARFGSGAPQNGTGYELQAIAAVVVGGTSLMGGRGTIVGTFFGALLIGVLNNVMNLLRVESYTQLIVLGAVILLAVVLDQLRKVYLAAR